The following are encoded in a window of Stigmatella erecta genomic DNA:
- a CDS encoding alpha/beta fold hydrolase, which yields MRREVRLTEMGQGPGPRVLLLPGLGARGTGFQALAHQLAQAARPVLVDYPEGAHAACGAQALSEQVAQAAGPVDAVVASSFGGMVAAHLAVSGKVRGVAFLGSFTRPEHLGLRGGLLALMGPIAVLGRPGRAAASLASWRLVSGEQVAEVVPTTALERMTTLRRAFAIGTEPPPEALRGLPISCVCLQGDRDVLVPPATLERLAAALPPGTPRHLLRGAGHVPYFTHPEECARLLQPWLAALAPARDSENAA from the coding sequence ATGCGTCGTGAGGTGCGGCTCACGGAAATGGGACAAGGCCCAGGGCCCCGGGTCCTCCTCCTGCCAGGGCTGGGGGCCCGGGGGACAGGCTTCCAGGCCCTCGCCCACCAGCTCGCCCAGGCGGCTCGCCCCGTCCTCGTGGACTACCCCGAAGGGGCCCACGCCGCCTGCGGGGCCCAGGCGCTCTCGGAGCAGGTGGCCCAGGCCGCGGGACCGGTGGACGCGGTGGTGGCCAGCTCGTTTGGTGGGATGGTGGCGGCCCACCTGGCGGTCTCGGGAAAGGTGCGGGGGGTGGCGTTCCTCGGCTCGTTCACCCGGCCCGAGCACCTGGGCCTCCGGGGAGGCCTGCTCGCCCTGATGGGCCCCATCGCCGTGCTGGGGCGGCCTGGACGGGCCGCGGCCTCCCTGGCCTCGTGGCGGCTCGTGTCCGGGGAGCAGGTCGCCGAGGTGGTCCCCACCACCGCCCTGGAGCGCATGACCACCTTGCGCCGGGCCTTCGCCATTGGCACCGAGCCCCCGCCGGAAGCGCTGCGCGGGCTGCCCATCTCGTGCGTGTGCCTCCAGGGGGACCGGGATGTGCTGGTCCCTCCGGCCACCCTGGAACGGCTGGCCGCCGCCCTGCCCCCCGGAACGCCCCGGCACCTGCTGCGCGGCGCCGGGCACGTTCCCTACTTCACCCACCCCGAGGAGTGTGCCCGGCTGCTCCAGCCCTGGCTCGCGGCGCTGGCCCCGGCCAGGGACTCCGAGAACGCGGCCTGA
- a CDS encoding choice-of-anchor A family protein: protein MKNKSLGWWMVLSLSASACGMEDLSDQTSRDGASLQRPSITAERTSPPAGHATFGVEEEDYAPPESSIESFGIPDENGNYAGAVAMKISASDAGTGVKEIYYYFTGATTGSATVSGDTAYLPLIENPGLTTIIYYSRDNAGNVEEAKSIDINIVLEQPGVSCLPVKLGEYNLFVLGNYMNGHDVQGKVAAGGNVTLTSFAVGAGLPATNTHHVLVVGGNLNISNGAVYGDTYYGGTLTKASNATIRRGTLTQGTPFNFTALSADLQTLSSQLATQLEPTATPRIEPWGGLYLKGSNPTLNVFELNASIFASTRYMELEAPAGSRIVVNIRGPSASFSNFSQHNFRGGIDQTGVLYNFVDTTKINASSFGFWGTVLAPLADITFNNGSWDGGIYANSLTGTAEGHINPLKDFEFCEEGQNNY, encoded by the coding sequence GTGAAGAACAAGTCCTTGGGTTGGTGGATGGTCCTGAGCCTCTCGGCGTCCGCATGTGGCATGGAGGACCTGTCGGATCAGACGTCCCGGGACGGCGCCTCGCTTCAGCGCCCCTCCATCACCGCGGAGAGGACGAGCCCCCCGGCGGGCCACGCCACGTTCGGCGTCGAGGAGGAGGACTACGCTCCTCCGGAGAGCAGCATCGAGTCCTTCGGGATCCCCGACGAGAACGGCAACTACGCCGGGGCGGTCGCCATGAAGATCAGCGCGTCGGACGCCGGCACGGGCGTGAAGGAAATCTATTACTACTTCACCGGCGCCACGACGGGGAGCGCCACGGTGAGTGGTGACACGGCCTATCTGCCCCTCATCGAGAACCCGGGCCTGACCACCATCATCTATTACTCGCGTGACAACGCCGGGAACGTCGAGGAAGCCAAGAGCATCGACATCAACATCGTCCTCGAGCAGCCGGGCGTGAGCTGCCTGCCGGTGAAGCTGGGCGAGTACAACCTGTTCGTCCTGGGCAACTACATGAACGGCCACGACGTGCAGGGCAAGGTGGCCGCGGGCGGCAACGTCACCCTGACCAGCTTCGCCGTGGGCGCGGGGCTGCCGGCCACCAACACCCACCATGTGCTCGTGGTGGGCGGCAACCTCAACATCAGCAACGGCGCCGTCTACGGTGACACCTACTACGGTGGCACCCTCACCAAGGCCTCGAACGCCACGATCCGCCGCGGCACCCTGACCCAGGGCACGCCCTTCAACTTCACCGCGCTGAGCGCGGACCTGCAGACGCTGTCCTCCCAGCTCGCCACCCAGCTGGAGCCCACCGCCACCCCGCGCATCGAGCCCTGGGGCGGCCTGTACCTCAAGGGCAGCAACCCCACGCTCAACGTCTTCGAGCTGAACGCCAGCATCTTCGCCTCCACCCGCTACATGGAGCTCGAGGCCCCGGCCGGCTCCCGCATCGTCGTGAACATCCGCGGCCCCTCGGCCTCGTTCTCCAACTTCAGCCAGCACAACTTCCGGGGCGGCATCGACCAGACGGGCGTCCTCTACAACTTCGTCGACACCACGAAGATCAACGCCTCGTCCTTCGGCTTCTGGGGCACGGTGCTCGCGCCGCTGGCCGACATCACCTTCAACAACGGCAGCTGGGATGGCGGCATCTACGCCAACTCGCTGACGGGCACCGCCGAGGGCCACATCAACCCCCTGAAGGACTTCGAGTTCTGCGAAGAGGGGCAGAACAACTACTGA
- a CDS encoding Ig-like domain-containing protein — MRQPRKFIVTALVGALAASCGEEPQEPAALQSLQLAASAAGLKATFATSSKWDGGFNGVFTIQNTTSSPITDWALKFKFNGTVTVRGAPWGAGGSASQGSDGSWTFLPNSWGGNVVPALGSVTVTFEGAGTYSGLSACTINGYSCDGGQPPTDPNDKTAPTVSLSASPTRLTSAGSVVLTAPASDNVGVARVEFYKNGTLLSTDTTSPYSVSDGFSSSAQNGTYSYTAKAFDGAGNSATSSAASVTVALPQDPPTPPGGRMYIGYASSWNTSIEDLTPANIPSYYTHLNLSFVRPNTAYQKGSFAFDQEVAGLEFFEGATTNTGQKKFTPAQSQTLINNIRALRTRGTQVWLSVGGWSYSQGTQWESFNAARVVDLAQDLGADGIDIDWESSGSSCNKLEAAQFSCSKDGEIAGIITSLDNTIRSRGLKLGISIAGWSTGAYYVKGTPFEEGKVQWGSPFGGTMYSVVKNHGSKLHHINLMSYDGGEYYDPREGYESYRAIYSGPIAMGLEIAPEGAGGATLRLNADPGTVYDAEMLTGQNNMATKYYNVETLATYMKNKGKATDGMMVWQIWKERVHMAPPAGAASVNSAGQKVCQILGITSNCNQSIPTLPKY, encoded by the coding sequence ATGCGTCAGCCGAGAAAATTCATCGTCACCGCCCTCGTGGGCGCCCTGGCGGCTTCGTGCGGTGAGGAGCCGCAGGAGCCCGCCGCCTTGCAGAGCCTCCAGCTCGCGGCGTCCGCCGCCGGGCTGAAGGCCACCTTCGCCACCAGCTCCAAGTGGGACGGAGGCTTCAACGGGGTGTTCACCATCCAGAACACCACCTCCAGCCCCATCACCGACTGGGCGCTCAAGTTCAAGTTCAACGGCACCGTCACGGTCCGGGGCGCTCCCTGGGGCGCGGGCGGCTCCGCCAGCCAGGGCAGCGATGGCTCGTGGACCTTCCTGCCCAACTCCTGGGGCGGCAACGTGGTGCCCGCGCTGGGCAGCGTCACCGTCACCTTCGAGGGCGCGGGGACCTACAGCGGGCTGAGCGCCTGCACCATCAACGGCTACTCGTGCGATGGCGGCCAGCCGCCGACGGACCCGAACGACAAGACCGCCCCGACGGTCAGCCTGTCGGCCAGCCCCACGCGGCTCACCAGCGCGGGCAGCGTCGTCCTCACCGCCCCGGCGAGCGACAACGTGGGCGTGGCCCGGGTCGAGTTCTACAAGAACGGCACCCTGCTGAGCACGGACACCACCAGCCCCTACAGCGTGTCGGACGGCTTCAGCTCCAGCGCGCAGAACGGCACCTACAGCTACACGGCGAAGGCCTTCGACGGGGCGGGCAACAGCGCCACCTCCAGCGCGGCGAGCGTCACCGTCGCCCTCCCGCAGGATCCTCCCACCCCGCCGGGCGGCCGGATGTACATCGGCTACGCGAGCAGCTGGAACACCAGCATCGAGGACCTCACCCCCGCGAACATCCCCAGCTACTACACGCACCTGAACCTGTCCTTCGTGCGGCCGAACACGGCCTACCAGAAGGGCTCGTTCGCGTTCGACCAGGAGGTGGCCGGGCTCGAGTTCTTCGAGGGCGCCACGACGAACACCGGGCAGAAGAAGTTCACCCCGGCCCAGTCGCAGACGCTCATCAACAACATCCGCGCCCTGCGCACGCGCGGCACCCAGGTGTGGCTGTCCGTGGGCGGGTGGAGCTACAGCCAGGGCACCCAGTGGGAGAGCTTCAACGCCGCGCGCGTCGTGGACCTGGCGCAGGACCTCGGGGCTGACGGCATCGACATTGACTGGGAGTCGAGCGGCAGCAGCTGCAACAAGCTGGAGGCCGCCCAGTTCAGCTGCAGCAAGGACGGGGAGATTGCCGGCATCATCACCAGCCTGGACAACACCATCCGCTCGCGCGGGCTGAAGCTGGGCATCTCCATCGCGGGCTGGTCCACGGGCGCCTACTACGTGAAGGGCACCCCGTTCGAGGAGGGCAAGGTGCAGTGGGGCTCGCCCTTCGGCGGCACCATGTACAGCGTGGTGAAGAACCACGGCAGCAAGCTGCACCACATCAACCTCATGTCCTACGACGGGGGCGAGTACTACGATCCCCGCGAGGGCTATGAGTCGTACCGGGCCATCTACAGCGGCCCGATCGCGATGGGGCTGGAGATTGCTCCCGAGGGCGCGGGCGGCGCGACGCTGCGGCTCAACGCGGACCCCGGCACCGTGTACGACGCCGAGATGCTCACCGGCCAGAACAACATGGCGACGAAGTATTACAACGTCGAGACGCTCGCCACGTACATGAAGAACAAGGGCAAGGCCACCGACGGCATGATGGTGTGGCAGATCTGGAAGGAGCGCGTCCACATGGCCCCGCCCGCCGGGGCCGCCTCGGTGAACTCCGCCGGCCAGAAGGTCTGCCAGATCCTCGGCATCACCAGCAACTGCAACCAGAGCATCCCCACCCTGCCGAAGTACTAG
- a CDS encoding fibronectin type III domain-containing protein: protein MVSWLALVALVWSLVPTLALAANRGAWAPSVAYAQGDNVTYSGKAYDCRQAHTSLVGWEPPNVPALWLETAGSGDVQAPSAPAGLSAPGKTSSSVSLTWNASSDNVGVTGYQVFVTGAAATSVTTTGTSVTVSGLSANMTYTFTVKARDAAGNWSAASSALSVTTSPVSNDNQAPTAPASLRSTGVSSSSVSLAWNASSDNVGVTGYEVFVGSATTAAATATGTSATVSGLSANMTYTFTVKARDAAGNRSAASASVSAKTSAPPPVGSKIIVGYWHNFDNGSTNIRLKDISPKYDVIQVAFAEPVGGPTTGNMAFTPYNATAADFKADIAALKAQGKKVLISIGGANGTVDLADGTAKQNFINTMKSIINTYGFDGMDLDLEGSSLSLNGGDTNFRSPTTPKIVNLIDATRQILSAYGSGFILTMAPETAYVQGGFAAYGGPWGAYLPVIYALRDRLTYLHVQHYNTGSVEGLDGKAYAQGTADFHVAMAEMLLQGFPVGRNASNVFPALRPDQVIIGLPASPQAAGGGYTTPANVQKALDYLIKGQSFGGSYVLRQASGYPGFKGLMTWSINWDKYFNSEFSNSHRAYLDRYQ, encoded by the coding sequence ATGGTGTCGTGGTTGGCCCTCGTGGCCCTGGTGTGGAGCCTGGTGCCCACGCTGGCGCTGGCCGCCAACCGGGGGGCCTGGGCCCCGTCGGTCGCCTATGCCCAGGGCGATAACGTCACCTATTCCGGCAAGGCCTATGACTGCCGCCAGGCGCATACGTCCCTGGTGGGCTGGGAGCCGCCCAACGTGCCCGCCCTGTGGCTGGAGACGGCGGGCTCCGGGGATGTCCAGGCCCCTTCGGCGCCGGCGGGGCTGAGCGCTCCGGGCAAGACGTCCAGCAGCGTCTCGCTCACCTGGAATGCCTCCTCGGACAACGTGGGGGTGACGGGCTACCAGGTGTTCGTGACCGGCGCGGCGGCCACGTCGGTGACCACCACCGGCACGAGCGTCACGGTCTCCGGGCTGTCGGCCAACATGACGTACACCTTCACGGTGAAGGCCCGCGATGCGGCCGGCAACTGGTCCGCGGCCAGCTCCGCCCTCAGCGTGACGACGTCCCCGGTGAGCAATGACAACCAGGCGCCCACCGCCCCGGCGAGCCTGCGCTCCACGGGCGTGAGCAGCAGCAGCGTCTCGCTGGCCTGGAACGCCTCCTCGGACAACGTGGGGGTGACGGGCTACGAGGTGTTCGTGGGCAGCGCCACCACCGCGGCGGCCACCGCCACCGGCACGAGCGCCACGGTCTCCGGCCTGTCGGCCAACATGACGTACACCTTCACGGTGAAGGCCCGCGATGCGGCCGGTAACCGGTCCGCGGCCAGCGCCAGCGTCTCGGCGAAGACGTCGGCGCCCCCGCCCGTGGGCAGCAAGATCATCGTGGGCTACTGGCACAACTTCGACAACGGCTCGACGAACATCCGGCTGAAGGACATCTCGCCCAAGTACGACGTCATCCAGGTCGCCTTCGCCGAGCCCGTGGGCGGCCCCACCACCGGCAACATGGCGTTCACGCCCTACAACGCGACCGCCGCCGACTTCAAGGCGGACATCGCCGCCCTCAAGGCGCAGGGCAAGAAGGTGCTCATCTCCATCGGTGGCGCCAACGGCACCGTGGACCTGGCCGACGGCACCGCCAAGCAGAACTTCATCAACACGATGAAGTCGATCATCAACACCTACGGGTTCGATGGCATGGACCTGGACCTGGAGGGCAGCTCCCTGTCCCTCAACGGCGGCGACACCAACTTCCGCAGCCCGACGACGCCGAAGATCGTCAACCTGATCGACGCCACCCGGCAGATCCTCAGCGCGTACGGCTCCGGCTTCATCCTCACCATGGCCCCCGAGACGGCCTACGTGCAGGGCGGGTTCGCCGCCTACGGCGGGCCGTGGGGCGCCTACCTCCCGGTCATCTACGCGCTGCGCGACCGGCTGACATACCTGCACGTGCAGCACTACAACACGGGCTCCGTGGAGGGCCTGGACGGCAAGGCGTACGCGCAGGGCACCGCGGACTTCCACGTGGCCATGGCGGAGATGCTGCTCCAGGGCTTCCCCGTGGGCCGCAACGCCAGCAACGTCTTCCCGGCGCTGCGTCCGGACCAGGTCATCATCGGCCTGCCCGCCTCTCCCCAGGCCGCGGGCGGGGGCTACACGACGCCCGCCAACGTCCAGAAGGCGCTCGACTACCTCATCAAGGGCCAGTCCTTCGGGGGCAGCTACGTGCTGCGCCAGGCGTCGGGCTACCCCGGCTTCAAGGGGCTGATGACCTGGTCGATCAACTGGGACAAGTACTTCAACTCCGAGTTCTCCAACAGCCACCGCGCCTACCTGGACCGGTACCAGTAG
- a CDS encoding thiamine pyrophosphate-requiring protein translates to MSATVSDYLVYRLSQWGVRRIYGYPGDGINGVMGALGRNAEIQFIQTRHEEMAAFMACAHAKFTGETGVCLATSGPGAIHLLNGLYDAKLDHQPVVALVGQQARAALGGHYQQEVDLLTLFKDVAGEYITMVTKPAAVRHAIDRAMRIAQCERTVTCVILPNDLQEEPYQKPERAHGTVHSSVGYTVPRVLPQEQDLRRAAEVLNAGKKVALLVGAGVLNAADEVVAVAELLGAGVAKALLGKAVLPDDLPFVTGSIGLLGTKASWELMSGCDTLLMVGTSFPYSEFLPPEGQARGVQIDLDGRMLAIRYPMEVPLVGDSKETLRALIPLLQRKQDRSWREQVEKSVRQGWKTAEAQAMSPAEPLNPQRVFWELSPRVPDGAILAADSGSGTGWFARDIKIRKGMMASVSGNLASMGCGVPYAIAAKFAFPHRPVLALVGDGAMQMNGNSELVTIAKYWKEWKDPRLIILVLNNRDLNMVTWEQRVMEGDPKLPASQDLPDFPYARYAESLGFRGIRVDRPEQVARAWEEALSADRPVVYEAYVDPNVPPLPPHITLEQAKHFTSALLKGDPESGGILKQSIRGMVDRLTPHKG, encoded by the coding sequence ATGAGCGCCACCGTCTCCGACTATCTGGTCTACCGCTTGTCCCAGTGGGGGGTGCGCCGCATCTACGGCTACCCGGGAGATGGCATCAACGGCGTCATGGGGGCCCTGGGGCGCAACGCCGAGATTCAGTTCATCCAGACACGGCATGAGGAGATGGCGGCCTTCATGGCCTGTGCCCATGCCAAGTTCACCGGGGAGACCGGCGTGTGCCTGGCCACCTCGGGGCCCGGCGCCATTCACCTGCTCAACGGCCTGTACGACGCGAAGCTGGACCACCAGCCGGTGGTGGCCCTCGTCGGACAGCAGGCGCGCGCGGCCCTGGGCGGGCACTACCAGCAGGAGGTGGACCTGCTGACGCTCTTCAAGGACGTGGCCGGCGAGTACATCACCATGGTGACGAAGCCCGCGGCCGTGCGGCATGCCATCGACCGGGCGATGCGCATCGCGCAGTGCGAGCGCACCGTCACCTGCGTCATCCTCCCCAATGATCTCCAGGAGGAGCCCTACCAGAAGCCGGAGCGGGCCCACGGCACCGTGCACTCCAGCGTCGGGTACACCGTGCCGCGCGTGCTTCCCCAGGAGCAGGATCTGCGCCGGGCGGCGGAGGTGCTCAACGCGGGCAAGAAGGTCGCCCTGCTGGTGGGCGCGGGCGTGCTGAACGCGGCGGACGAGGTGGTGGCGGTGGCGGAGCTGCTGGGGGCGGGCGTGGCCAAGGCCCTGCTGGGCAAGGCGGTGCTCCCGGATGACCTGCCCTTCGTGACGGGCTCCATTGGCCTGCTGGGCACGAAGGCCAGCTGGGAGCTGATGAGCGGCTGCGACACGCTGCTGATGGTGGGCACGAGCTTCCCGTACTCGGAGTTCCTGCCCCCGGAGGGACAGGCCCGGGGCGTGCAGATCGATCTCGATGGCCGGATGCTGGCCATCCGCTACCCCATGGAGGTGCCGCTGGTGGGCGACAGCAAGGAGACCCTGCGCGCCCTGATTCCGCTGCTCCAGCGCAAGCAGGACCGGAGCTGGCGCGAGCAGGTCGAGAAGAGCGTGCGGCAGGGGTGGAAGACGGCCGAGGCACAGGCGATGAGCCCTGCGGAGCCTCTCAACCCCCAGCGGGTGTTCTGGGAGCTGTCCCCCCGGGTGCCGGACGGGGCCATCCTCGCGGCGGACTCGGGCTCGGGGACGGGCTGGTTCGCCCGGGACATCAAGATTCGCAAGGGCATGATGGCGTCGGTCTCCGGGAACCTGGCCTCCATGGGGTGCGGGGTGCCCTACGCCATCGCCGCGAAGTTCGCCTTCCCGCACCGGCCCGTGCTGGCCCTGGTGGGGGATGGCGCGATGCAGATGAACGGCAACAGCGAGCTCGTCACCATCGCCAAGTACTGGAAGGAGTGGAAGGACCCCCGGCTCATCATCCTGGTGCTCAACAACCGCGACCTGAACATGGTGACGTGGGAGCAGCGGGTGATGGAAGGGGACCCCAAGCTGCCCGCCTCGCAGGATCTCCCGGACTTCCCCTATGCGCGCTACGCCGAGTCCCTGGGCTTCCGGGGCATCCGCGTGGACCGGCCCGAGCAGGTCGCCCGGGCGTGGGAGGAGGCCCTGAGCGCGGACCGGCCGGTGGTGTACGAGGCCTATGTGGACCCCAATGTCCCCCCGTTGCCGCCGCACATCACCCTGGAGCAGGCCAAGCACTTCACGTCGGCGCTGCTCAAGGGGGACCCGGAATCGGGAGGCATCCTCAAGCAGTCCATCCGGGGGATGGTGGACAGGCTGACGCCGCACAAGGGGTAA
- a CDS encoding RNA polymerase sigma factor, with translation MRAVVARHRAATESLLAKLLPRVRNKVRYSLHCDAEVDDITQEALMAIVRGLPSYRGDGAFESWADRVAGRVAFAASSRVRAERSQLNLEDDSAGLNSLPEEAPSSEDCLLRRQFAKLLEQLSDEQRRVLVLHHVLDMSVPEMAEQLGIPFETVRSRLRLGRAHLRALFLAQYGEEAEP, from the coding sequence ATGCGTGCTGTCGTGGCCAGGCACCGGGCCGCGACCGAATCCCTGCTCGCGAAGCTCCTCCCGCGGGTGCGCAACAAGGTCCGCTACTCGCTTCACTGTGACGCGGAAGTGGATGACATCACCCAGGAGGCCCTGATGGCCATCGTGCGCGGGCTGCCCTCCTACCGCGGCGACGGGGCCTTCGAATCCTGGGCGGACCGGGTGGCGGGCCGGGTGGCCTTCGCCGCCTCCAGCCGGGTCCGCGCCGAGCGCAGCCAGCTCAACCTGGAGGACGACAGCGCCGGGCTGAACTCCCTGCCGGAGGAGGCGCCCTCCTCGGAGGACTGCCTGCTGCGCCGCCAGTTCGCCAAGCTGCTGGAGCAGCTCTCCGACGAGCAGCGCCGGGTGCTGGTGCTTCACCACGTGCTGGACATGAGCGTTCCGGAGATGGCCGAGCAGCTGGGCATTCCCTTCGAGACGGTCCGCAGCCGGCTCCGCCTGGGAAGGGCCCACCTCCGGGCGCTCTTCCTCGCCCAGTATGGCGAGGAAGCCGAGCCCTGA
- a CDS encoding TonB family protein produces the protein MKPHARFRFWLALLSALLVGPAALAAGGHSQLQTFFQGQLNSADYQKKVFDRVARTWKQPGARHAPGPGKKAIVQAMVAPDGQLLSTALVMESGSKVWDAAALNAVKKAAPFPRLPADYASPALEVHFHWSWATSP, from the coding sequence ATGAAGCCTCATGCCCGCTTTCGCTTCTGGCTGGCCCTCCTGTCCGCGCTGCTGGTGGGGCCCGCCGCCCTGGCCGCCGGGGGCCACTCGCAGCTTCAGACCTTCTTTCAAGGGCAACTGAACAGCGCGGACTATCAGAAGAAGGTGTTCGACCGCGTCGCCCGCACCTGGAAGCAGCCGGGTGCACGGCATGCGCCGGGGCCCGGGAAGAAGGCGATCGTCCAGGCCATGGTCGCCCCGGATGGACAGCTCCTCTCCACGGCGCTCGTGATGGAGTCGGGCTCCAAGGTCTGGGACGCCGCCGCGCTGAATGCCGTCAAGAAGGCCGCGCCCTTCCCCCGGCTGCCCGCCGATTACGCCTCCCCGGCGCTGGAGGTCCACTTCCACTGGTCGTGGGCCACGTCGCCGTAG
- a CDS encoding glycoside hydrolase family 31 protein: MRFDDLSIEPTRVTFWGASSALEIRSPLPGVLRVRHIPSPGPSSLAARELAPKHSWSVVAHAELPLSVRKDTAAGLTVVQAEGLSLEVRPEQGTWVLREPGGRELARCEGFSGETMPDYPVNRYRSRLSLHAPPEEAWLGFGEKVGTLDKRGMHFIFWNTDVVPHHPDTDPLYQSIPFSMGLRDGAAWGFFLDESWRLEVDVAAEDPTRVRWESAGPELDAYLFAGPLPADVLRRYTALTGRPPLPPLWSLGVQQSRWGYENAREIRSVIRDYRAHQLPLDCVYLDIDYMEGYKVWTWDRARYPDPAGLAREAATQGVKIVTIIDPAVKAEPGYRVYDEALAGDYLVRNDRGSVLLGEVWPKPAAFPDFTREPVRQWWGQLHRAFVETGIAGFWNDMNEPACFRLINGNETFSINSAPAADLGKVEGPTLPHDARHGDRRHLEVHNVYALGMARAAYEGLRELAPERRPFLLTRAGAAGIQRYAAVWTGDNSSYWAHLELSIAMLLGLGLSGVAFTGADVPGFLGRATGEMLVRWTQLGTFYPLLRNHSAKGTPYQEPWRFGEPYLSIAREWLERRYRLLPTLYTLMHEASLEGLPAMRPLVMYAPEDQEALRMDDAFLLGRELLVAPVVRQGRTRRHVYLPEGRWLPFFDLGLSAGEVREGRQHVLAEAPLSTVPMWLRAGGALALTEPALHTTSANWAHLTWHIHAAPRVEACLYEDAGDGYGASRLTRLSGEGTAGRFVLERSLEGALPFARETETLCLYALTEPKEVLGAREHRFVEDVLLVEVEAGWTRLEVRL, encoded by the coding sequence ATGCGCTTCGACGACCTGTCCATTGAGCCCACCCGCGTCACCTTCTGGGGCGCCAGCTCCGCGCTGGAGATCCGCAGCCCCCTGCCGGGTGTCCTCCGGGTGCGCCACATCCCCTCTCCGGGCCCCTCCTCACTGGCCGCCCGGGAGCTGGCCCCCAAGCACTCCTGGTCCGTCGTGGCGCATGCGGAGCTTCCGCTCTCCGTCCGGAAGGACACGGCGGCCGGCCTCACGGTGGTGCAGGCCGAAGGGCTGTCGCTGGAGGTCCGGCCGGAGCAGGGCACGTGGGTGCTGCGGGAGCCCGGGGGCCGGGAGCTGGCCCGGTGCGAGGGCTTCTCGGGCGAGACGATGCCCGACTACCCCGTCAACCGGTACCGCTCCCGGCTCAGCCTGCATGCGCCGCCCGAGGAGGCGTGGCTCGGCTTCGGGGAGAAGGTGGGGACGCTCGACAAGCGGGGCATGCACTTCATCTTCTGGAACACCGATGTCGTGCCCCACCACCCGGACACGGATCCGCTCTACCAGTCCATCCCCTTCAGCATGGGACTGCGCGATGGCGCCGCCTGGGGCTTCTTCCTCGATGAGTCCTGGCGGCTGGAGGTGGACGTGGCGGCGGAGGACCCCACGCGCGTGCGCTGGGAGTCCGCGGGCCCCGAGCTGGATGCCTACCTGTTCGCCGGGCCGCTGCCCGCGGACGTGCTGCGGCGCTACACCGCGCTCACGGGCCGGCCCCCGCTGCCCCCCTTGTGGAGCCTGGGCGTCCAGCAGTCGCGCTGGGGCTACGAGAACGCCCGGGAGATCCGCTCCGTCATCCGCGACTACCGCGCCCACCAGCTGCCGCTGGACTGCGTGTACCTCGATATCGACTACATGGAGGGTTACAAGGTCTGGACGTGGGACCGCGCGCGCTACCCGGACCCGGCGGGCCTGGCGCGCGAGGCCGCCACGCAGGGGGTGAAGATCGTCACCATCATTGATCCGGCGGTGAAGGCCGAGCCGGGCTACCGCGTCTATGACGAGGCGCTCGCGGGCGACTACCTGGTGCGCAACGACCGGGGCAGCGTGCTGCTCGGCGAGGTGTGGCCCAAGCCCGCCGCCTTCCCGGACTTCACCCGGGAGCCGGTGCGCCAGTGGTGGGGCCAGCTGCACCGGGCCTTCGTGGAGACGGGCATCGCGGGCTTCTGGAACGACATGAACGAGCCCGCCTGCTTCCGGCTCATCAACGGCAACGAGACGTTCTCCATCAACTCGGCGCCCGCGGCGGACCTGGGCAAGGTGGAGGGGCCCACGTTGCCCCATGACGCCCGGCACGGGGACCGGCGCCACCTGGAGGTCCACAACGTGTATGCGCTGGGCATGGCCCGCGCGGCCTACGAGGGCCTGCGCGAGCTCGCGCCCGAGCGGCGCCCCTTCCTGCTGACGCGCGCGGGCGCGGCCGGCATCCAGCGCTACGCGGCGGTCTGGACGGGCGACAACTCCAGCTACTGGGCGCACCTGGAGCTGTCCATCGCCATGCTGCTGGGCCTGGGCCTGTCGGGCGTCGCCTTCACCGGGGCGGATGTGCCGGGCTTCCTGGGCCGTGCCACCGGGGAGATGCTCGTGCGGTGGACGCAGCTGGGCACCTTCTACCCCCTGCTGCGCAATCACTCCGCGAAGGGCACCCCGTACCAGGAGCCCTGGCGCTTCGGGGAGCCCTACCTGTCCATCGCCCGGGAGTGGCTGGAGCGGCGCTACCGGCTCCTGCCCACGCTCTACACGCTGATGCACGAGGCCTCCCTGGAGGGACTGCCCGCGATGCGGCCCCTCGTCATGTACGCGCCCGAGGACCAGGAGGCGCTGCGCATGGATGACGCCTTCCTGCTGGGGCGGGAGCTGCTGGTGGCCCCCGTGGTTCGCCAGGGGCGCACGCGCCGGCACGTGTACCTGCCCGAGGGCCGGTGGCTGCCCTTCTTCGATCTCGGACTCTCCGCGGGCGAGGTGCGGGAGGGCCGGCAGCATGTGCTCGCCGAGGCGCCGCTGAGCACGGTGCCCATGTGGCTGCGGGCGGGTGGCGCCCTGGCCCTGACGGAGCCCGCGCTGCACACCACCTCGGCCAACTGGGCCCACCTCACCTGGCACATCCATGCGGCCCCGCGCGTGGAGGCCTGCCTCTATGAGGACGCCGGCGATGGCTATGGCGCCTCCCGGCTGACGCGGCTGTCGGGGGAGGGAACTGCGGGCCGGTTCGTGCTCGAGCGGAGCCTGGAAGGGGCGCTGCCCTTCGCCCGGGAAACCGAGACGCTGTGCCTGTATGCCCTCACCGAGCCGAAGGAGGTGCTGGGGGCGCGCGAGCACCGTTTCGTGGAGGACGTTCTGCTCGTGGAAGTGGAGGCCGGGTGGACGCGGTTGGAGGTCCGGCTCTGA